In a genomic window of Rhododendron vialii isolate Sample 1 chromosome 12a, ASM3025357v1:
- the LOC131309745 gene encoding phosphomethylethanolamine N-methyltransferase-like isoform X1 — protein MSFSCVNNVGGEREIQKSYWIEHSADLTVEAMMLDSKAADLDKEERPEVLSLLPPFEGKSVLELGAGIGRFTGELAKKANQVLALDFIDSAIKKNEKINGHYGNVKFMCADVTSPDLQISAESMDLIFSNWLLMYLSDKEVECLVERMVKWLKVGGFIFFRESCFHQSGDCKRKNNPTHYREPRYYTKVFKECHLCDGSGNSFELSLVGCKCIGAYVRNKKNQNQICWIWQKVSTEDDRGFQKFLDNVQYKLNGILRYERVFGQGFVSTGGMGTTKEFVAKLDLKPGQKVLDVGCGIGGGDFYMAESFDVHVVGIDLSINMVSFALERAIGLNCSVEFEVADCTKKSYPDNSFDVIYSRDTILHIQDKPALFKSFYKCLKPGGKVLISDYCKSAEPPSLEFAAYIKQRGYDLHSVEAYGQMLRDAGFDEVVAEDRTDQFMKVLQMELNAVEKDKKEFIEDFSEEDYNEIVGGWNAKLIRSSSGEQRWGLFIAKKN, from the exons ATGTCTTTTTCTTGTGTAAATAATGTAGGAGGAGAACGGGAGATTCAAAAGAGCTACTGGATCGAACACTCGGCGGACCTCACCGTCGAGGCCATGATGCTCGACTCCAAAGCCGCTGATCTCGACAAAGAAGAGAGGCCTgag GTACTCTCTCTGCTTCCACCGTTTGAAGGAAAATCAGTTCTGGAACTAGGAGCTGGTATTGGCCGTTTTACTGGTGAATTGGCTAAGAAGGCCAATCAGGTTTTAGCTTTGGACTTCATTGATAGTGCGATAAAGAAG AATGAGAAAATCAATGGGCACTATGGAAATGTCAAGTTTATGTGTGCTGATGTGACATCCCCAGATCTACAAATTTCAGCTGAATCAATGGACTTGATATTCTCAAATTGGCTACTGATGTATCTTTCCGACAAAGAG GTTGAATGTCTTGTTGAAAGGATGGTAAAGTGGCTGAAGGTTGGTGGGTTTATTTTCTTCAGAGAATCATGTTTCCATCAATCTGGAGATTGTAAGCGAAAGAACAACCCAACCCATTATCGGGAGCCCAGATATTATACTAAG GTCTTCAAGGAATGTCATCTCTGTGATGGTTCTGGGAATTCATTTGAACTCTCCCTTGTTGGCTGCAAATGCATTGGGGCTTACGTGAGgaacaagaaaaaccaaaatcag ATTTGCTGGATATGGCAGAAAGTCAGTACCGAGGATGATAGGGGGTTCCAGAAATTCTTGGATAATGTCCAGTATAAGCTCAATGGCATATTACGATATGAACGCGTCTTTGGGCAGGGTTTTGTTAGCACAGGAGGGATGG GGACAACAAAAGAATTTGTTGCAAAGTTGGATCTTAAGCCTGGCCAGAAAGTCCTGGATGTGGGCTGTGGCATTGGTGGAGGTGACTTTTACATGGCTGAGAGCTTTGACGTGCATGTTGTCGGCATTGACCTGTCTATAAATATGGTTTCTTTTGCTTTGGAACGGGCAATTGGGCTCAACTGTTCAGTTGAATTTGAGGTTGCTGATTGCACCAAGAAATCATATCCTGACAACTCATTTGATGTGATCTACAGTCGTGACACAATTCTCCACATTCAA GATAAACCTGCATTGTTCAAATCATTTTACAAGTGCTTAAAGCCAGGTGGAAAAGTTCTTATCAGTGATTACTGCAAGAGTGCTGAACCTCCATCGCTAGAATTTGCGGCCTACATCAAGCAAAGAGGATATGATCTGCACAGTGTCGAAGCATATGGCCAG ATGCTTAGAGATGCTGGTTTTGATGAGGTCGTTGCAGAGGACCGAACAGATCAG TTCATGAAGGTTCTTCAGATGGAGCTAAACGCAGTTGAGAAGGATAAGAAAGAATTCATCGAAGACTTCTCTGAA GAGGATTATAACGAAATAGTTGGCGGGTGGAATGCAAAGTTGATCCGTAGTTCATCCGGTGAGCAGAGGTGGGGGCTTTTTATTGCAAAGAAAAATTGA
- the LOC131309745 gene encoding phosphomethylethanolamine N-methyltransferase-like isoform X2, translating into MAAQGGEREIQKSYWIEHSADLTVEAMMLDSKAADLDKEERPEVLSLLPPFEGKSVLELGAGIGRFTGELAKKANQVLALDFIDSAIKKNEKINGHYGNVKFMCADVTSPDLQISAESMDLIFSNWLLMYLSDKEVECLVERMVKWLKVGGFIFFRESCFHQSGDCKRKNNPTHYREPRYYTKVFKECHLCDGSGNSFELSLVGCKCIGAYVRNKKNQNQICWIWQKVSTEDDRGFQKFLDNVQYKLNGILRYERVFGQGFVSTGGMGTTKEFVAKLDLKPGQKVLDVGCGIGGGDFYMAESFDVHVVGIDLSINMVSFALERAIGLNCSVEFEVADCTKKSYPDNSFDVIYSRDTILHIQDKPALFKSFYKCLKPGGKVLISDYCKSAEPPSLEFAAYIKQRGYDLHSVEAYGQMLRDAGFDEVVAEDRTDQFMKVLQMELNAVEKDKKEFIEDFSEEDYNEIVGGWNAKLIRSSSGEQRWGLFIAKKN; encoded by the exons ATGGCTGCCCAGG GAGGAGAACGGGAGATTCAAAAGAGCTACTGGATCGAACACTCGGCGGACCTCACCGTCGAGGCCATGATGCTCGACTCCAAAGCCGCTGATCTCGACAAAGAAGAGAGGCCTgag GTACTCTCTCTGCTTCCACCGTTTGAAGGAAAATCAGTTCTGGAACTAGGAGCTGGTATTGGCCGTTTTACTGGTGAATTGGCTAAGAAGGCCAATCAGGTTTTAGCTTTGGACTTCATTGATAGTGCGATAAAGAAG AATGAGAAAATCAATGGGCACTATGGAAATGTCAAGTTTATGTGTGCTGATGTGACATCCCCAGATCTACAAATTTCAGCTGAATCAATGGACTTGATATTCTCAAATTGGCTACTGATGTATCTTTCCGACAAAGAG GTTGAATGTCTTGTTGAAAGGATGGTAAAGTGGCTGAAGGTTGGTGGGTTTATTTTCTTCAGAGAATCATGTTTCCATCAATCTGGAGATTGTAAGCGAAAGAACAACCCAACCCATTATCGGGAGCCCAGATATTATACTAAG GTCTTCAAGGAATGTCATCTCTGTGATGGTTCTGGGAATTCATTTGAACTCTCCCTTGTTGGCTGCAAATGCATTGGGGCTTACGTGAGgaacaagaaaaaccaaaatcag ATTTGCTGGATATGGCAGAAAGTCAGTACCGAGGATGATAGGGGGTTCCAGAAATTCTTGGATAATGTCCAGTATAAGCTCAATGGCATATTACGATATGAACGCGTCTTTGGGCAGGGTTTTGTTAGCACAGGAGGGATGG GGACAACAAAAGAATTTGTTGCAAAGTTGGATCTTAAGCCTGGCCAGAAAGTCCTGGATGTGGGCTGTGGCATTGGTGGAGGTGACTTTTACATGGCTGAGAGCTTTGACGTGCATGTTGTCGGCATTGACCTGTCTATAAATATGGTTTCTTTTGCTTTGGAACGGGCAATTGGGCTCAACTGTTCAGTTGAATTTGAGGTTGCTGATTGCACCAAGAAATCATATCCTGACAACTCATTTGATGTGATCTACAGTCGTGACACAATTCTCCACATTCAA GATAAACCTGCATTGTTCAAATCATTTTACAAGTGCTTAAAGCCAGGTGGAAAAGTTCTTATCAGTGATTACTGCAAGAGTGCTGAACCTCCATCGCTAGAATTTGCGGCCTACATCAAGCAAAGAGGATATGATCTGCACAGTGTCGAAGCATATGGCCAG ATGCTTAGAGATGCTGGTTTTGATGAGGTCGTTGCAGAGGACCGAACAGATCAG TTCATGAAGGTTCTTCAGATGGAGCTAAACGCAGTTGAGAAGGATAAGAAAGAATTCATCGAAGACTTCTCTGAA GAGGATTATAACGAAATAGTTGGCGGGTGGAATGCAAAGTTGATCCGTAGTTCATCCGGTGAGCAGAGGTGGGGGCTTTTTATTGCAAAGAAAAATTGA